The Rhodohalobacter sp. SW132 genome includes a region encoding these proteins:
- a CDS encoding MBG domain-containing protein has product MMLRKSTFFLFFLVFYVMMFSPDLLRSAENPYAVIHLSDESDSSDNNEIASLRDKTYGEEPFELGPESTSDGVQIIYTTDNPDLLAIDGNIAAIRGAGTATVTARPAGTDEGDEGEHSEQVITIHPAELEIIADENQTKVFGEDDPQLTYNAEGFVYDDSPDLFTGSLTREGGENAGRYEITQGDLSAGSNYSIQFRSADFVITQRDLVVTAESQQSKIYGEPDPELQFSVSNFADGDNESILSGELEREMGEDAGVYAITGGNLDAGTNYNISFQPAEFTIQPRTLILESFTADDKIYDGTSDAHGTSFGDDRLSGDELEFTYTAQFENPDAGTGKTVFFSDIELTGGPDQQNYTLDYTWGIAQADIYPRQITIQAQSAEMIYGDEVPGLEYNISDGSVADGDRISGQLSRTGSQNAGEYEIQQGSLDAGENYEITFEPAEFNILPRTLQVVVNGGQSKTYGDADPELRFEAQNFAPGEDIEILNGSLTREEGENAGKYQIHQNTLSAGENYEIDFSSADFEIKPKELQVEATRHQTKMYGNSDPDFRFMAEGFAFNDNEGVLTGSPNREQGDDVGFYEIRKGSLDAGKNYKIIFEPAQFEIMPRPLMLTDFTASDKRYDGTTDVSGSDFRDNRVEGDRLEFDYNAAFETPDAGQNRIVHFTDIEITGGADQNNYQLQTTSWSVLADIHPRPLSVSARPVEIEYGDEEPLLEYRITRGSLLEEDELRGMPERTGTLDAGRYEIRQGTLTAGENYEIAFRPAPFIIKPKALTVTATGEKWKFEGENDPEITYRVNGFEYGDDRSIVDGSLEREPGEMPGKYSIVKGNLDAGPNYEIRLRQAEFSILRTPPVAVQQLPAPDETRIEPNAPVTVEFDHSITLADADQITVTDPENREIDFRIDVEGNRMTLIQSEFVHQTTYSVMIGDGAVENLDGIPNEEFSWQFTTIMSPPVVDSHSPSDGAVGVGFSRPPVISFTQNVDAGDLADITITRVADGSVLDVESELENNQLVIEHGRFEQFADYRVTIPANVVRNADEVGNESYSWSFTTIWALPEQVALQYPVDRVGSVAVQPTLEWEPALHADSYQVQVSRDREFMNPLVDEEVLEEIRYELPGNLDHNQRYFWRIRAKNSTGRSEWSNLRSFITVAEAPGSVFPIADAGQISIAPLVEWSSAYNTTYRVQLSKSEDFNAPVTDRLTNETSVQLTGLEQDQQYFWRVRVENERTQSEWTELNAFRTRPAPQMADANRVIREQIEFGNSQTGDQQERSGREYRLVGLPGEDRYLVSDLFEGNYGTDWKALRKNGSEDEYREFRQGDGNFTFTPGSGFWVSGNGNLNLELPVTNVETNENDAYTIPLNPGWNIISNPHTGSISWRDVQMMNSIQGEAYSYNSRFTEADSLRPVHGYYYFNPPETALDALEIPYSGMEYRRKTDNEGELLLAASRETQPSVKLHAEFDEKKRLTTELLFPGLAEKQTDFEGDTNRYRKYHPPMEMIRSGMMMTRPEAENRQGLIRDVAAYNRRGSEYHLHLKAEEGTVFTWRAELTDMPANTGLLMVDEESDQSWLLQNGESVEAVAEQSNTVYTLFTGDRYWLEQKQREYLPENFALYPNYPNPFNSTTNIRFSLPEKQEVRLEVYDVIGRRVQVLINDEQPAGWHTVQFDASRLASGVYIYRMTTENNVSSHKMTIVK; this is encoded by the coding sequence ATGATGCTCCGTAAAAGTACTTTTTTTCTATTCTTTCTGGTTTTTTATGTGATGATGTTTTCACCGGATCTTCTCCGATCTGCAGAGAATCCGTATGCTGTGATCCATCTGTCTGATGAATCAGATTCCAGCGATAATAACGAAATCGCATCACTCCGGGATAAAACGTATGGTGAAGAACCGTTTGAACTTGGCCCGGAAAGCACTTCCGATGGGGTACAAATTATCTATACAACGGATAATCCGGATCTGCTTGCCATCGATGGAAATATCGCTGCGATCCGGGGAGCTGGCACTGCGACCGTGACAGCAAGGCCGGCCGGAACCGATGAGGGAGATGAAGGTGAACATTCAGAACAGGTCATCACGATACATCCCGCAGAGCTTGAGATCATTGCGGATGAAAATCAAACCAAAGTATTTGGCGAAGATGACCCTCAGCTTACCTACAATGCGGAGGGATTCGTGTATGATGATAGCCCCGATCTGTTTACCGGTTCGCTAACCCGTGAAGGGGGCGAAAACGCAGGCCGGTACGAAATCACTCAGGGTGATTTATCTGCAGGCAGCAATTATTCAATTCAATTCAGATCTGCCGATTTTGTAATTACGCAGCGTGACCTGGTTGTAACGGCAGAGAGTCAACAATCTAAAATCTATGGTGAGCCGGACCCGGAGCTGCAGTTTAGCGTGTCCAATTTTGCAGATGGTGACAACGAATCGATCCTTTCAGGGGAGTTAGAGCGCGAGATGGGCGAGGATGCCGGTGTGTACGCGATTACCGGGGGGAATCTTGATGCCGGTACAAACTACAATATCAGTTTTCAGCCGGCTGAATTTACGATTCAGCCACGAACGCTTATCCTGGAAAGCTTTACGGCTGATGACAAAATATATGATGGTACTTCTGATGCGCACGGGACCAGTTTCGGAGATGATCGTCTCTCCGGGGATGAGCTGGAGTTCACTTATACCGCACAATTTGAGAATCCGGATGCCGGAACGGGCAAAACCGTTTTCTTCAGCGATATTGAATTAACAGGCGGTCCTGATCAACAAAATTATACTCTGGATTACACATGGGGAATTGCGCAGGCTGATATTTATCCGCGTCAGATTACGATTCAGGCTCAATCAGCTGAGATGATCTATGGTGATGAAGTGCCCGGCCTGGAGTATAACATCAGCGATGGATCAGTGGCGGATGGGGATCGGATTTCCGGTCAGCTGTCCCGAACCGGATCGCAGAATGCCGGAGAGTATGAAATTCAGCAGGGATCGCTGGATGCCGGCGAAAATTACGAAATTACGTTTGAACCGGCTGAGTTTAACATCCTTCCGCGAACACTGCAGGTTGTTGTGAATGGCGGCCAATCCAAAACCTATGGTGACGCTGATCCTGAATTAAGATTTGAAGCGCAGAATTTTGCACCGGGTGAGGATATTGAGATTCTGAATGGTTCACTCACCAGGGAGGAAGGCGAAAATGCAGGCAAATACCAGATTCACCAAAATACATTGAGCGCCGGTGAAAATTATGAGATCGACTTTTCATCAGCCGATTTTGAGATCAAACCAAAAGAGCTGCAGGTTGAAGCGACCCGCCACCAGACTAAGATGTATGGAAACAGTGATCCGGATTTCCGGTTCATGGCAGAAGGCTTTGCGTTCAATGATAACGAAGGTGTGCTGACGGGATCACCGAACCGGGAACAAGGTGATGATGTTGGATTTTATGAGATCAGAAAAGGTTCTCTGGATGCCGGCAAGAATTATAAAATCATTTTTGAACCGGCTCAGTTTGAAATCATGCCGCGCCCTCTGATGCTGACCGATTTTACGGCCAGCGACAAAAGGTATGATGGCACAACGGATGTATCAGGATCAGATTTTCGGGATAACCGGGTGGAAGGGGATCGCCTGGAATTTGATTACAATGCGGCATTTGAGACCCCGGATGCCGGTCAAAACAGGATCGTCCACTTTACAGATATCGAAATTACGGGTGGAGCGGATCAAAACAATTACCAGCTGCAAACCACAAGCTGGTCGGTACTTGCCGATATCCATCCGCGACCGTTATCGGTATCGGCGCGTCCGGTTGAAATTGAGTATGGTGATGAGGAGCCGCTGCTTGAATACAGAATCACAAGAGGATCGCTGCTGGAGGAGGATGAGCTGCGCGGGATGCCTGAGCGCACCGGTACTCTGGATGCCGGCAGGTATGAAATCCGGCAGGGGACACTAACAGCCGGGGAGAATTATGAGATCGCATTCAGGCCGGCACCGTTTATCATCAAACCAAAAGCACTGACTGTAACCGCAACCGGGGAGAAATGGAAATTTGAAGGAGAAAACGATCCGGAAATAACGTACAGGGTAAATGGATTTGAATATGGGGATGATCGCTCGATCGTAGACGGTTCCCTGGAACGAGAGCCGGGAGAGATGCCCGGTAAGTACAGCATCGTGAAGGGAAATCTGGATGCCGGACCGAATTACGAGATCAGACTGAGGCAGGCAGAGTTTTCGATTCTTCGAACACCGCCTGTAGCGGTTCAGCAGTTACCGGCGCCGGATGAGACACGGATTGAACCCAACGCCCCGGTTACGGTTGAATTTGATCACTCCATTACGCTCGCGGATGCGGATCAGATTACGGTGACCGATCCGGAAAACCGGGAAATTGATTTCAGGATCGACGTTGAAGGCAACCGGATGACGTTAATTCAGAGTGAGTTCGTTCATCAAACCACGTATTCTGTAATGATAGGAGACGGAGCCGTTGAGAACCTGGATGGAATACCGAATGAAGAATTTTCCTGGCAATTTACTACCATTATGTCACCACCGGTGGTAGACTCCCATTCTCCGTCTGATGGAGCTGTGGGGGTTGGATTTTCCCGGCCACCGGTTATTTCATTCACCCAGAATGTGGATGCCGGAGATTTAGCTGATATCACCATCACCAGGGTTGCTGACGGATCGGTACTGGATGTTGAGTCAGAGCTTGAGAATAATCAGCTTGTGATTGAGCATGGCCGTTTTGAACAGTTTGCAGATTACCGGGTAACCATTCCGGCAAACGTGGTTCGCAATGCGGATGAAGTTGGGAATGAATCCTACTCCTGGTCGTTTACAACGATCTGGGCTCTGCCGGAGCAGGTTGCTCTTCAGTACCCGGTTGATCGGGTAGGATCGGTTGCCGTTCAGCCCACATTGGAGTGGGAACCCGCATTGCATGCTGATAGCTATCAGGTACAGGTGAGTCGGGACAGAGAGTTTATGAATCCGCTCGTTGATGAGGAGGTTCTGGAGGAAATAAGATATGAGCTGCCTGGAAATCTGGACCATAATCAGCGCTATTTCTGGCGTATCAGGGCGAAAAACAGCACAGGGCGGTCTGAATGGTCAAATTTGCGGTCTTTCATAACCGTTGCCGAAGCGCCCGGTTCTGTCTTTCCAATTGCGGATGCAGGTCAGATCAGTATCGCTCCGTTAGTGGAATGGAGTTCGGCCTACAATACCACTTACAGGGTCCAGCTATCAAAATCTGAAGATTTCAACGCCCCGGTGACAGACAGGCTGACAAACGAAACATCGGTTCAGTTAACCGGATTGGAGCAAGATCAGCAATATTTTTGGCGCGTGAGGGTAGAAAATGAAAGAACTCAAAGTGAGTGGACTGAATTAAATGCATTCAGAACACGGCCGGCTCCTCAAATGGCGGATGCAAATCGTGTTATCCGTGAGCAAATTGAATTTGGGAATTCGCAGACTGGTGATCAGCAGGAGCGTTCGGGGCGTGAATATCGCCTGGTGGGGCTGCCCGGTGAGGATCGGTATTTGGTCAGCGATCTTTTTGAAGGAAATTACGGGACAGACTGGAAAGCACTTCGGAAGAATGGTTCGGAAGATGAGTACCGCGAATTCAGGCAGGGTGACGGAAATTTTACCTTTACGCCGGGGAGTGGTTTCTGGGTATCCGGAAACGGAAATCTGAACCTGGAGCTGCCTGTAACCAATGTAGAAACGAATGAGAATGACGCCTACACGATTCCGCTGAACCCGGGCTGGAATATTATTTCCAATCCGCACACCGGCAGTATCAGCTGGCGGGATGTTCAGATGATGAACAGCATTCAGGGCGAGGCATATAGCTACAATAGTCGTTTTACAGAAGCGGATTCTCTTCGACCGGTTCACGGGTATTACTATTTCAATCCGCCGGAAACGGCACTCGATGCACTCGAAATTCCATACTCGGGAATGGAATACCGGCGGAAAACGGATAATGAGGGTGAACTCTTGCTTGCAGCATCCCGGGAAACTCAGCCATCGGTAAAATTACACGCCGAATTTGATGAGAAAAAAAGATTAACCACGGAGCTTCTTTTTCCCGGCCTTGCTGAGAAACAGACAGATTTTGAGGGAGATACGAACCGGTACCGGAAGTATCATCCACCTATGGAGATGATTCGCAGCGGCATGATGATGACAAGACCTGAAGCAGAAAACCGACAGGGATTGATCAGAGATGTAGCCGCATATAATCGCCGGGGGAGTGAATATCATCTTCATCTGAAAGCAGAGGAAGGAACCGTTTTTACTTGGCGTGCGGAACTCACCGATATGCCTGCAAATACCGGTCTTTTAATGGTAGATGAAGAGAGTGATCAATCATGGCTGCTGCAGAATGGAGAGAGCGTAGAAGCAGTTGCAGAGCAATCAAACACCGTGTATACGCTATTCACGGGTGACCGCTACTGGCTTGAGCAGAAACAGAGGGAATACTTGCCGGAAAATTTTGCATTATACCCCAACTATCCCAACCCGTTTAATTCGACTACCAATATACGGTTCTCCCTCCCGGAAAAGCAGGAGGTACGCCTTGAAGTCTATGATGTGATCGGCCGGCGCGTGCAGGTGCTCATCAATGATGAACAGCCTGCTGGCTGGCATACCGTGCAGTTTGATGCGAGCCGCCTGGCCAGTGGTGTCTATATCTACCGGATGACCACCGAGAACAACGTGAGTTCCCATAAAATGACGATTGTGAAATAA
- a CDS encoding ATP-binding protein has protein sequence MLEQYPEWASRFAKKYLSRTLNQFIVHGNVHDMVRVKSSPNRFDRLKTFLADEFFGSRDFVLFYDRATGIYFRDQKSQTDFNRALSGRDTILGTDYSKKLPKDPVGAFSVLEQYIRTRLNDKKSVALIIDHAETVVPMNDAGASGTEDRNALVYLLKWAYDPLFLAGDFTTVLLTENMADLNRRLVQHPYTADIHVPLPDEEERSAYLAQHKKNEGIHSDLPMEMITEMTAGLGLVRIRSILSNSSEHKEPITFDSLSEIKKRMIEEEAYGLLEFVPATNTLDQVAGHSEVKKHLRLAADALKSGRRDVIPMGYLVCGPVGTGKTFLVTSFAGEVGIPMVKLKNFRSQWQGVTEGNLEKILSLLRAMSPVAVMIDEADAYLGDRSASGDSGVSSRVFSQIATFMSNTDHRGRIVWFLMTARPDLMPVDLKRQGRAEEHIALFHPETEEERVELFEVMKKKTGLKLTEEYLPKAIKKGTIKYSGADMEAALTRAKFHAAAEGLKEVTPQILDDVLYDFLPPTYPEEIELQALVAVSECTSRRLLPERFRNLSRDEVLKRVEALKREIR, from the coding sequence ATGCTGGAACAATATCCCGAATGGGCGTCCCGCTTTGCCAAGAAATACCTCAGCCGTACGCTGAACCAGTTTATCGTTCATGGCAATGTACACGATATGGTGAGGGTGAAGAGTTCTCCCAACCGGTTCGACCGGCTGAAGACGTTTCTGGCCGATGAATTTTTCGGCTCCAGGGATTTTGTGCTTTTCTACGACCGAGCAACGGGAATCTATTTTCGGGATCAGAAATCTCAAACTGATTTTAACCGCGCGCTTTCCGGCCGTGATACAATCCTGGGAACCGATTACAGCAAAAAACTTCCGAAAGATCCGGTTGGTGCATTTTCGGTACTTGAACAGTATATCCGGACCCGGCTGAATGATAAAAAAAGCGTGGCGCTGATTATCGATCACGCCGAAACGGTTGTTCCGATGAATGACGCCGGTGCCTCTGGAACCGAAGACCGGAACGCACTGGTTTACCTGCTTAAATGGGCGTATGATCCACTCTTTCTCGCCGGGGATTTCACCACTGTTCTGCTTACGGAAAATATGGCGGATCTGAACCGGCGGCTGGTTCAGCATCCCTACACTGCAGATATTCATGTGCCGCTGCCTGATGAAGAGGAACGTTCTGCCTATCTTGCCCAGCATAAAAAGAACGAAGGAATTCATTCTGATTTACCTATGGAGATGATTACCGAGATGACGGCCGGCCTGGGGCTGGTGCGCATCCGCAGCATACTTTCCAACTCAAGTGAGCATAAGGAGCCGATCACGTTTGATTCCCTCTCAGAGATTAAAAAGCGAATGATCGAAGAGGAGGCGTATGGTCTTTTGGAGTTTGTACCTGCGACCAACACGCTTGACCAGGTGGCCGGTCATTCAGAGGTAAAAAAACATCTGCGCCTGGCGGCCGATGCCCTCAAATCAGGTCGGCGTGATGTGATTCCGATGGGATATCTCGTCTGCGGGCCTGTTGGAACCGGAAAGACGTTTTTGGTGACCAGTTTTGCAGGCGAAGTGGGAATTCCTATGGTGAAGCTGAAAAATTTCAGAAGCCAGTGGCAGGGTGTAACCGAAGGAAACCTGGAGAAAATTTTGAGCCTGCTGCGCGCGATGAGCCCGGTTGCGGTGATGATTGATGAGGCCGATGCCTACCTGGGAGATCGAAGTGCATCGGGCGACAGCGGAGTATCGAGCCGGGTGTTTTCGCAAATTGCCACGTTTATGAGCAATACCGATCACCGCGGACGAATTGTCTGGTTCCTGATGACAGCCCGTCCGGACCTGATGCCAGTCGACCTGAAGCGTCAGGGCCGTGCAGAAGAGCACATCGCCCTGTTTCACCCGGAAACGGAGGAGGAACGGGTGGAGCTTTTTGAAGTGATGAAAAAAAAGACCGGGCTAAAACTTACCGAAGAGTACCTGCCGAAAGCGATCAAAAAAGGGACGATAAAATATTCCGGCGCTGATATGGAAGCGGCTCTTACGCGGGCAAAATTTCACGCCGCGGCAGAAGGCCTCAAGGAGGTTACCCCGCAAATTCTGGACGATGTACTATACGATTTTCTCCCGCCCACCTATCCCGAAGAGATTGAGCTGCAGGCCCTGGTTGCGGTTTCGGAATGTACCTCCCGGCGATTGCTCCCGGAACGATTCCGGAATTTATCACGCGATGAAGTACTTAAACGAGTGGAAGCGTTAAAAAGAGAGATCCGTTGA
- a CDS encoding hemolysin family protein yields MEFLIIILTIMASAFFSGSEIAFVSANRLKLEIESRKGSLVSRSLAFFNEKPETFLTTTLVGNNIINVLYATLMAIYLLEPVRTFYESWAGVYPSTAVVLLIQTIIASLVIMIFGEIIPKAIFRIQADFMVKVVAVPLRFLNVVLRPLISLANSASGFLIRMLKSGTERSEKVFRRQDVEMILKELRDTGGGENFDQEDSQILHNVLELSNKRVKETMVPRTEMVAIDQNATIDEIQKTFIASGYSKIPVYQDNIDDITGVVFAYDLFDSPKTIADIIRPVKLIPSSKKSKDLLAEFRQSNSSVAIVIDEYGGTAGMVTIEDLIEEVVGDIQDEYDQEDEYVKRINENTFVLSGNVDLEELQEKFPEINLKENSDEFETVAGYIINHIGRIPKVNEELFIQGNKFIISKATPNRLDTVKLMLKDPE; encoded by the coding sequence TTGGAATTCCTGATCATCATACTGACAATCATGGCGAGCGCGTTCTTCTCGGGTTCGGAAATTGCCTTCGTTTCGGCAAACCGGCTAAAACTTGAGATTGAAAGCCGCAAAGGCTCGCTGGTCTCCCGTTCACTTGCTTTTTTTAACGAAAAGCCGGAAACCTTTCTCACCACAACACTCGTAGGCAATAACATCATTAATGTTCTTTATGCAACATTGATGGCAATTTACCTGCTTGAACCGGTCCGCACTTTTTATGAATCCTGGGCTGGCGTATATCCGTCAACAGCTGTTGTTCTTCTTATTCAGACGATTATCGCATCGCTTGTAATTATGATTTTTGGCGAGATTATCCCGAAGGCGATTTTCCGGATCCAGGCCGATTTTATGGTAAAAGTGGTTGCCGTACCCCTTCGGTTTCTCAACGTTGTTTTGCGTCCGCTTATCTCTCTTGCAAACTCCGCATCAGGCTTTTTAATCCGTATGCTGAAAAGCGGCACCGAGCGAAGTGAAAAAGTATTCCGTAGGCAGGATGTAGAGATGATCCTCAAAGAGCTCCGCGATACAGGAGGCGGTGAGAATTTCGACCAGGAAGATTCACAGATTCTGCATAACGTACTGGAACTCTCAAACAAGCGTGTGAAGGAGACCATGGTACCGCGTACGGAGATGGTTGCAATTGATCAGAACGCCACTATTGATGAAATTCAAAAAACATTTATCGCGTCAGGTTATTCCAAAATTCCGGTCTACCAGGATAATATTGATGACATAACCGGGGTGGTGTTTGCCTATGATTTATTCGATTCGCCAAAGACGATTGCCGACATTATCCGCCCGGTTAAGTTGATTCCATCCAGCAAAAAATCGAAAGATCTGCTTGCGGAATTCCGGCAGAGCAATAGCTCCGTAGCTATTGTGATTGATGAGTATGGCGGAACCGCCGGCATGGTTACAATTGAAGACCTGATTGAAGAGGTTGTCGGGGATATTCAGGATGAGTACGATCAGGAAGATGAATATGTGAAACGAATCAACGAAAACACCTTTGTTCTGAGTGGAAACGTTGACCTGGAAGAACTGCAGGAGAAATTTCCCGAAATTAACCTGAAAGAAAACAGTGATGAGTTTGAAACGGTTGCAGGTTATATCATCAATCACATCGGGCGGATTCCAAAGGTGAATGAAGAGCTTTTTATCCAGGGAAATAAATTTATCATCAGTAAAGCTACTCCAAACCGGCTGGATACGGTGAAACTGATGCTGAAAGATCCTGAGTAG
- a CDS encoding enoyl-CoA hydratase/isomerase family protein — protein MSANYETIELSTDSNGIAHLTINRPKKLNALNNAVLDELDRAFDQIAGDKAVKGVVLNGSGDKAFVAGADISELSGLNRESGTAASEKGQQIFQKIESSSKPVIAVVDGYALGGGTELALSAHMRVGTPNAVFGLPEVSLGLIPGYGGTQRMTKLIGQARAADLILTGRQIKAEEALNFGLLNRVDEDADSVAEELLKKIFKNGPVAVSGAIEAIHAADSTSGFKKESEIFGKLCETEDFKEGTSAFLEKRKPDFKGK, from the coding sequence ATGTCTGCCAATTACGAAACGATTGAACTATCGACGGATTCAAACGGAATTGCCCACCTTACAATCAACCGTCCCAAAAAACTGAATGCTCTCAACAACGCAGTTTTGGATGAGCTGGATCGGGCCTTTGATCAGATTGCCGGTGATAAAGCGGTGAAAGGTGTAGTCCTGAATGGTTCAGGGGATAAAGCGTTTGTTGCAGGAGCTGATATCTCGGAGCTGTCAGGGCTGAACCGGGAGAGCGGAACCGCGGCATCGGAAAAAGGGCAGCAGATTTTTCAGAAAATTGAAAGCTCATCCAAACCGGTAATTGCCGTGGTGGATGGATATGCACTGGGCGGCGGAACAGAACTCGCGCTCTCGGCACATATGAGAGTGGGAACACCAAATGCCGTTTTTGGCCTGCCGGAAGTTTCCCTGGGGCTGATTCCCGGATATGGCGGCACCCAGAGGATGACAAAATTGATCGGTCAGGCGCGTGCTGCAGATCTTATTCTTACCGGAAGACAAATTAAAGCCGAGGAGGCACTCAATTTTGGCCTGCTGAACCGTGTTGATGAGGATGCGGATTCTGTAGCCGAAGAACTATTGAAGAAAATTTTCAAAAATGGCCCGGTTGCCGTTTCAGGAGCGATAGAGGCGATTCATGCGGCAGACTCCACATCGGGATTTAAAAAAGAATCGGAAATATTCGGAAAATTATGCGAAACAGAAGATTTTAAAGAAGGAACATCTGCATTCCTCGAAAAACGGAAACCTGATTTCAAAGGAAAGTGA
- a CDS encoding PspA/IM30 family protein produces MFDRLIRAIRSMFGGMVNSMENPKLILEQNIRELNDQIPQMNENIATVKANVVMLRKEVDRYEKAISDITSKIKSAINADRDDLAQGYALQLEKTRENLEHSHEQLKFAEQAYEKAQKVKKAFMREKDRKIKEAREALRASERAEWQAKVADTLESFEMGGMDQTHSEMLNRLNEQTAKNEARMEIALDSVDTETMEIEANAEKLRAQELVNQFKQEMGKSVKSSEKSISIDEESTQEPEAGKTVGKKDRTKS; encoded by the coding sequence ATGTTTGACAGATTAATAAGAGCAATACGATCGATGTTTGGCGGTATGGTAAATTCCATGGAGAACCCGAAGCTGATCCTGGAACAGAACATCAGGGAGCTGAATGATCAGATACCGCAGATGAATGAAAATATCGCAACGGTGAAGGCCAACGTGGTGATGCTTCGAAAAGAGGTGGACCGCTACGAAAAGGCGATATCGGATATCACATCAAAGATAAAATCGGCGATCAATGCCGACCGCGATGACCTGGCGCAGGGGTATGCGCTTCAGCTCGAAAAAACGCGTGAAAACCTGGAGCACTCACACGAGCAGCTGAAATTTGCCGAGCAGGCGTATGAGAAAGCGCAAAAGGTGAAAAAAGCGTTTATGCGCGAAAAAGACAGGAAAATTAAGGAGGCACGGGAAGCCTTGCGAGCCAGTGAACGGGCAGAGTGGCAGGCCAAAGTTGCCGATACGCTCGAATCATTCGAAATGGGCGGGATGGATCAGACCCACAGTGAGATGCTGAACCGACTGAATGAACAGACGGCCAAAAATGAGGCCCGGATGGAAATTGCGCTCGACAGCGTGGATACCGAAACGATGGAGATCGAGGCTAATGCCGAAAAACTGCGAGCACAGGAGCTTGTTAACCAGTTTAAGCAGGAGATGGGCAAGAGTGTGAAAAGCAGCGAAAAAAGTATCTCTATTGATGAGGAGTCAACCCAGGAGCCTGAAGCAGGCAAAACGGTTGGTAAAAAAGACCGAACCAAATCGTAA